A genomic segment from Streptomyces sp. NBC_00459 encodes:
- a CDS encoding TetR/AcrR family transcriptional regulator yields the protein MAVEGTTGRVTKRRVRTRANLLQAAFEVFAAKGFGRVSIEEVCEAAGYSRGAFYSNFDSLDELFFALYGERAGLIADQVAGALALDGPDLDVPAAVDRVTEVLLLDLDWLLVKTDFLVHAARDPAVAQTLLEHRERLRRAVADRLARATGHTELPAVLGDTEGAAHAVIAAYDGVTTQLLLDKDVEHARAWLKQLLTALLTDGSDNPAARSGG from the coding sequence ATGGCGGTCGAGGGAACGACGGGGCGCGTGACGAAGCGGCGCGTGCGAACGCGGGCGAATCTGCTGCAGGCCGCGTTCGAGGTGTTCGCCGCGAAGGGGTTCGGGCGGGTCTCCATCGAGGAGGTCTGCGAGGCCGCCGGCTACAGCAGAGGTGCCTTCTACTCGAACTTCGACAGCCTCGACGAGCTGTTCTTCGCCCTCTACGGGGAACGCGCGGGCCTGATCGCCGACCAGGTCGCGGGCGCGCTCGCCCTGGACGGCCCGGATCTCGACGTCCCCGCGGCCGTCGACCGGGTCACCGAGGTCCTGCTGCTCGACCTGGACTGGCTGCTGGTCAAGACCGACTTCCTGGTCCACGCGGCCCGGGACCCCGCAGTCGCCCAGACCCTCCTGGAACACCGCGAGCGGCTGCGACGAGCCGTCGCGGACCGGCTCGCCCGCGCCACCGGACACACCGAACTGCCCGCCGTACTCGGCGACACCGAGGGCGCCGCCCACGCGGTGATCGCCGCGTACGACGGGGTCACGACCCAACTGCTGCTGGACAAGGACGTCGAGCACGCACGCGCGTGGCTCAAGCAGCTGCTCACCGCACTGCTCACCGACGGCAGCGACAACCCGGCCGCGCGCAGCGGCGGATGA
- a CDS encoding FAD-binding dehydrogenase — MDADVIVVGAGLAGLVAAHELTSKGRRVALVDQENAANLGGQAFWSFGGLFLVDSPEQRRVGIKDSFDLAWSDWQGSAQFDRVDDEDSWAVKWARAYVEFAAGEKRSWLAGHGISFLPTVGWAERGDLRAHGHGNSVPRFHVSWGTGTGVVEPFVLSAKEASRAGLLTFYHRHQVDELVVTEGAVRGVRGTVLAEDTSPRGVASNRDRIGDFELTAQAVIVTTGGIGANHDIVRRYWPERLGTAPANMVTGVPAYVDGRMLDISAEAGVRLVNRDRMWHYTEGIQNWSPIWPGHGIRILPGPSSMWFDALGRRLPDPCLPGYDTLGTLKYLRTTEDIAEHDHSWFILTQRIIEKEFALSGSEQNPDITAKNRKAFLKERILGKGAPGPVADFVKHGADFVVADTLDQLIGKMNGLTDKPLLDVAQVRRQIEARDLQIANPYSKDAQIQGIRNSRRYIGDRLGRTASPHRILDPEAGPLVGVKLHTLTRKTLGGIQTDLDSRALGATGEPVEGLYAAGEVAGFGGGGVHGYNALEGTFLGGCLFSGRAAGRAAARATA, encoded by the coding sequence ATGGATGCGGACGTCATCGTCGTCGGAGCCGGCCTCGCCGGACTGGTCGCGGCACACGAGCTGACCAGCAAGGGCCGGCGGGTCGCGCTCGTCGACCAGGAGAACGCCGCCAACCTCGGCGGACAGGCCTTCTGGTCGTTCGGCGGGCTGTTCCTCGTCGACTCACCGGAGCAGAGACGCGTAGGCATCAAGGACTCCTTCGACCTCGCCTGGAGCGACTGGCAGGGCAGCGCACAGTTCGACCGGGTCGACGACGAGGACTCCTGGGCGGTGAAATGGGCGCGCGCCTACGTCGAGTTCGCCGCGGGGGAGAAGCGGTCCTGGCTCGCCGGTCACGGCATCTCGTTCCTGCCGACGGTCGGCTGGGCGGAACGCGGTGACCTGCGCGCCCACGGTCACGGCAACTCCGTACCCCGCTTCCACGTGTCGTGGGGCACGGGCACCGGAGTCGTCGAACCCTTCGTGCTCAGCGCCAAGGAGGCGTCCCGCGCCGGACTGCTGACCTTCTACCACCGTCACCAGGTCGACGAACTCGTCGTCACGGAGGGCGCCGTGCGCGGGGTACGCGGCACGGTCCTCGCCGAGGACACCTCGCCGCGCGGAGTGGCGTCCAACCGGGACCGCATCGGCGACTTCGAACTCACCGCCCAGGCCGTGATCGTCACCACCGGTGGCATCGGCGCCAACCACGACATCGTGCGCCGGTACTGGCCCGAGCGGCTCGGCACGGCACCCGCCAACATGGTCACCGGTGTGCCCGCCTACGTCGACGGACGGATGCTCGACATCAGCGCCGAGGCCGGTGTCCGGCTGGTCAACCGCGACCGCATGTGGCACTACACCGAGGGCATCCAGAACTGGAGCCCGATCTGGCCCGGCCACGGCATCCGCATCCTGCCCGGCCCGTCCTCCATGTGGTTCGACGCGCTCGGCCGCCGTCTGCCCGACCCCTGCCTGCCCGGGTACGACACCCTCGGCACCCTCAAGTACCTGCGCACCACCGAGGACATCGCCGAGCACGACCACTCCTGGTTCATCCTCACCCAGCGGATCATCGAGAAGGAGTTCGCCCTGTCGGGCTCCGAGCAGAACCCCGACATCACCGCCAAGAACCGCAAGGCGTTCCTCAAGGAGCGCATCCTCGGCAAGGGCGCCCCCGGCCCGGTGGCCGACTTCGTGAAGCACGGCGCGGACTTCGTGGTCGCCGACACCCTCGACCAACTCATCGGGAAAATGAACGGGTTGACCGACAAACCGCTCCTCGACGTGGCTCAGGTGCGCCGCCAGATCGAGGCCCGTGACCTCCAGATCGCCAACCCGTACAGCAAGGACGCGCAGATCCAGGGCATCCGCAACTCCCGCCGCTACATCGGTGACCGGCTCGGCCGCACCGCCTCCCCGCATCGCATCCTCGACCCCGAGGCCGGTCCGCTCGTCGGCGTCAAACTCCACACCCTCACCCGCAAGACCCTCGGCGGTATCCAGACGGACCTCGACTCACGGGCGCTGGGTGCGACGGGCGAGCCCGTCGAGGGGCTGTACGCGGCCGGAGAGGTCGCCGGCTTCGGCGGCGGTGGCGTGCACGGCTAC